In Sorghum bicolor cultivar BTx623 chromosome 10, Sorghum_bicolor_NCBIv3, whole genome shotgun sequence, one genomic interval encodes:
- the LOC8072690 gene encoding exopolygalacturonase produces the protein MALGSNAMRVFFLLAMVVCAAQAAGKAAPKEKEKGKDDKSGGAPAEAPSGSAGGSDISKLGAKGDGKTDSTKALNEAWAAACGKEGPQTLMIPKGDYLTGPLNFSGPCKGSVTIQLDGNLLGTTDLSAYKTNWIEIEHVDNLVISGKGTLDGQGKQVWDNNKCAQKYDCKILPNTLVLDFCNNATVSGITLLNSKFFHMNVFQCKGVTIKDVTVTAPGDSPNTDGIHIGDSSKVTITGTTIGVGDDCISIGPGSTGINVTGVTCGPGHGISVGSLGRYKDEKDVTDINVKDCTLKKTSNGVRIKSYEDAACVITASKLHYENIAMDDVANPIIIDMKYCPNKICTAKGDSKVTVKDVTFKNITGTSSTPEAVSLLCSDKIPCSGVTMDNIKVEYKGTNNKTMAVCQNAKGSATGCLKELACF, from the exons ATGGCTTTGGGCAGCAATGCTATGAGGGTGTTCTTCCTCCTTGCGATGGTGGTGTGCGCCGCGCAAGCGGCGGGGAAGGCAGCcccaaaggagaaagagaaggGGAAGGACGACAAGTCCGGCGGTGCCCCCGCCGAGGCGCCCTCAGGCTCCGCCGGGGGCAGCGACATATCCAAGCTCGGAGCTAAGGGCGACGGCAAGACGGACAGCACCAAAGCGCTGAATGAAGCGTGGGCGGCGGCGTGCGGCAAGGAAGGGCCGCAGACGCTCATGATCCCCAAGGGCGACTACCTGACAGGGCCCCTCAACTTCAGCGGGCCGTGCAAGGGCTCCGTCACCATCCAGCTCGACGGCAACCTTCTCGGCACCACGGACCTGAGCGCGTACAAGACCAACTGGATCGAGATCGAGCACGTCGACAACCTTGTCATCAGCGGCAAAGGCACCCTCGACGGCCAGGGCAAACAAGTATGGGACAACAACAAATGTGCTCAGAAATACGACTGCAAGATCCTGCCCAAC ACGTTGGTGCTCGACTTCTGCAACAACGCCACCGTCTCCGGGATCACCCTGCTGAACTCCAAGTTCTTCCACATGAACGTGTTCCAGTGCAAAGGCGTGACGATCAAGGACGTGACCGTCACCGCGCCCGGGGACAGCCCCAACACCGACGGCATCCACATTGGTGACTCCTCCAAGGTCACCATCACCGGCACCACCATCGGCGTGGGTGACGACTGCATCTCCATCGGCCCTGGCAGCACCGGGATCAACGTCACCGGCGTCACCTGCGGGCCCGGCCACGGCATCAGCGTCGGCAGCCTGGGCAGGTACAAGGATGAGAAGGATGTGACGGACATCAACGTCAAGGACTGCACGCTCAAGAAGACCAGCAATGGCGTCCGGATCAAGTCCTACGAGGACGCCGCGTGCGTGATCACTGCCTCCAAGCTCCACTACGAGAACATAGCCATGGACGACGTGGCCAACCCCATCATCATCGACATGAAGTACTGCCCCAACAAGATCTGCACTGCCAAGGGTGACTCCAAGGTCACCGTCAAGGACGTCACGTTCAAGAACATCACCGGCACCTCATCCACCCCGGAGGCCGTCAGCCTGCTCTGCTCCGACAAAATCCCCTGCAGCGGCGTCACCATGGATAACATCAAGGTCGAGTACAAGGGCACCAACAACAAGACCATGGCCGTATGTCAAAACGCCAAGGGAAGCGCCACAGGCTGCCTCAAGGAACTGGCCTGCTTCTGA